The following proteins come from a genomic window of Panicum hallii strain FIL2 chromosome 8, PHallii_v3.1, whole genome shotgun sequence:
- the LOC112901919 gene encoding uncharacterized protein LOC112901919 → MASSAFKSTTRRDLHASSSSTSRSDPPPCPRRSRSRSVSAAPRARGHESLQLQEDYANTRTNPLFDSAASPSASPSPPPGTTTSAGGGDVPRRGRGREPLKGGGRGGGGRARSVSVTPQRRHAVSVPSADAAGAVGARRASRPRSVADDARPYRGSETDAETMDVAMKLQSWRSRHSNSEGKNRGIDASCSSQGSTNGVGSQQMDETAHSEASTAASSTGQHLEHAIWQQNNSNVPVDPVLEIPPEFDPDSAEFIFDISDYATEYRKKDVVEIPLEFDTDAAELVSDTRNSAEKQHWEQTEIPLEFDTDASELVSDIWHHESNQQLGQLEASLEFDPDTYELTPDITEYTIKLKESHERARKLRADLAVEEQREQELSRMLKDIVTTPQFTETHKKRPRRKSSIERLKVSRHLAEEAMNYFEECVSISTMDSTDFSSPEDPQPNSIMNAQPKSNSRFFHKGRSSFQEPHTLADQHSHHEDLDKQTQCSISITGSDVSDNAIFVHTNTHGLKVRSNSNDDLDGFDTPRSRSSCFSFTHEPVKNVENCNVQQYLGNFGRGNNKELRETRPSYFADDYVSQRVNLELLKDMSTFQNRMDYGGLLICNIRTF, encoded by the exons ATGGCGTCGTCGGCGTTCAAGTCCACCACGCGCCGCGACCTccacgcctcctcctcctccacctcccgcTCCGACCCGCCCCCGTGCCCAcgccgctcccgctcccgcAGCGTCagcgccgcgccccgcgcccgcGGCCACGAAAgcctccagctccaggaggACTACGCCAACACCCGCACCAACCCGCTCTTCGACTCCGCGGCCTCTCCCTCCGCCTCCCCATCTCCGCCGCCGGGGACTACTActagcgccggcggcggggatgtGCCCAGGCGGGGCAGAGGGCGTGAGCCGCTCAAGGGTGggggacgcggcggcggtgggagagCGCGGTCTGTGTCCGTCACACCGCAGCGGCGGCACGCTGTCTCTGTGCCGTCGGCGGACGCTGCTGGTGCTGTCGGTGCGAGGAGGGCTTCGCGGCCGCGGTCAGTGGCCGACGACGCACGCCCGTACAGGGGCTCTGAG ACCGATGCTGAAACCATGGACGTGGCAATGAAATTGCAGTCATGGAGGAGCCGGCATTCGAATTCAGAG GGCAAGAATAGGGGAATTGATGCAAGCTGTTCATCTCAGGGGTCAACAAACGGAGTG GGTTCTCAACAAATGGATGAAACTGCTCATTCAGAAGCTAGTACTGCTGCTTCCTCAACAGGTCAACATCTTGAGCAT GCCATTTGGCAGCAGAACAATTCAAACGTCCCAGTGGATCCAGTTCTGGAAATTCCTCCCGAGTTCGATCCAGATTCTGCTGAGTTTATCTTTGACATAAGTGATTATGCAACAGAATACCGAAAGAAAGATGTTGTAGAAATCCCTCTTGAATTTGATACAGATGCCGCTGAGCTGGTTTCTGATACGAGGAACAGTGCAGAAAAACAGCACTGGGAGCAAACGGAAATTCCTCTTGAGTTTGATACAGATGCTTCAGAGCTGGTTTCAGACATATGGCACCATGAATCAAACCAGCAACTGGGTCAATTGGAAGCTTCTCTTGAGTTTGATCCGGACACCTATGAGCTGACTCCTGACATTACAGAATATACAATAAAACTCAAAGAG TCACATGAACGCGCTCGGAAGCTTCGGGCAGATTTGGCAGTTGAAGAGCAGCGGGAACAAGAACTCAGTAGAATGCTGAAGGACATAGTAACAACTCCACAATTTACTGAGACACATAAAAAGCGGCCAAGAAGAAAG AGTAGCATAGAAAGGCTGAAAGTTTCGAGGCATTTAGCTGAAGAGGCAATGAATTATTTCGAGGAATGTGTTTCAATTTCAACAATGGATAGCACTGATTTCTCATCACCTGAGGACCCTCAACCAAATTCAATTATGAATGCCCAACCAAAGAGCAATAGTAGATTTTTCCACAAAGGGAGATCAAGCTTTCAAGAACCCCACACTCTAGCTGATCAACATAGCCATCATGAG GATTTGGACAAGCAAACTCAGTGCTCAATTAGCATAACTGGATCTGATGTCTCTGACAATGCTATATTTGTCCACACAAACAcccatggtttgaaagttagaAGCAACTCAAATGATGATCTCGATGGCTTCGACACTCCACGGAGCAGAAGTTCCTGTTTTTCTTTCACCCATGAGCCAGTTAAAAATGTGGAAAACTGTAATGTTCAGCAATACCTTGGGAATTTTGGAAGGGGAAACAATAAAGAGTTAAGAGAGACGAGG
- the LOC112903425 gene encoding uncharacterized protein LOC112903425 isoform X1 translates to MVRPATAAELRLASTRAARPCQAQNSFHLFRPLYSRAQRPLLFLLASQQPAAQAPAAGGASARLNMLLDLLHFLQRAPGTAAGCWIDCEKGREIESAMDLVVQSVCCCLLFVLTMGGLSRRFLNLVMDNRIRGVRSLRCIDLTRHHLFNTTIPAQSPNGKGSGSGLQDAPTSRETAAVADNRGNKQVAGDTLKMEEIRLPSPSFSICSSATSKGWDIECIPLAGHKVFCTDRSGWTIIFDANMRQVDIMPILQRPKRRPISIFIPSDAAADNHDDVEGSLFVLESAPNDEVRYSGQLSSQFEAFVCRKPTMTASTNPCHHLLLPPPPFVRDPKYSRSWPPKISSYAVVNGGSGSSTQIRISAEGAGTYSLDTVLHTWSQLGECALPFRGKVEYVPELKLWFGISRKDRTLVAADLSAMGSQTLLVTVGMEFDPPEQWLAARHPQLVNLGFGRFCIVRFFYTRTSLAFGEVYEEYFVVLTGVEVVRRDNDVSGNGSKGKVELQMIKHKSWYHMCFGSDGTIESAF, encoded by the exons ATGGTCCGTCCAGCGACGGCAGCTGAGCTCAGGCTTGCCTCCACCCGTGCCGCGCGGCCATGCCAGGCCCAGAATTCCTTTCACTTGTTCCGGCCTTTGTACTCCAGAGCCCAACgccccctcctcttcctcttaGCGTCGCAGCAACCAGCAGCCCAAGcacctgcggccggcggcgcgagcGCACGGCTGAACATGCTTTTAGATCTGCTTCATTTTCTCCAACGCGCCCCAG GCACCGCTGCAGGCTGCTGGATCGATTGCGAGAAAGGACGCGAGATAGAAAGTGCAATGGACTTGGTAGTCCAATCTGTTTGCTGCTGCCTGCTGTTTGTG TTGACGATGGGAGGTCTCTCGCGGCGGTTTCTGAATCTGGTCATGGACAACCGCATCCGTGGGGTTAGATCGCTGCGCTGCATCGACCTCACGCGCCATCACCTCTTCAACACAACCATACCTGCACAGTCACCGAACGGAAAGGGATCTGGATCAGGACTGCAAGACGCTCCCACCTCTCGGGAGACTGCGGCTGTTGCTGACAACCGGGGGAACAAACAGGTTGCGGGGGACACCTTAAAGATGGAGGAGATTCGACTTCCCAGCCCAAGCTTCAGCATCTGTAGCTCAGCCACGAGCAAAGGATGGGATATAGAATGCATCCCGCTTGCAGGTCACAAGGTGTTCTGCACTGACCGCTCTGGGTGGACCATAATCTTCGATGCTAACATGCGCCAAGTGGACATCATGCCCATTCTCCAGAGGCCCAAGCGGCGGCCGATCTCCATCTTCATCCCCAGCGATGCTGCTGCGGACAACCATGATGATGTGGAAGGCAGTCTCTTCGTCTTGGAAAGTGCTCCTAACGATGAGGTGAGATACAGCGGGCAGCTGAGCAGTCAGTTCGAGGCCTTTGTCTGCCGGAAGCCTACAATGACAGCGTCCACCAATCCTTGTCACCACCTGCTCCTTCCGCCACCGCCGTTCGTCCGTGACCCCAAGTACAGTCGCAGCTGGCCCCCCAAGATCAGCTCATATGCAGTGGTCAATGGTGGCAGTGGCAGCAGCACCCAGATACGCATATCCGCGGAGGGTGCTGGCACTTACAGCTTGGACACGGTGCTCCACACATGGAGCCAATTGGGAGAGTGCGCTCTACCCTTCCGTGGCAAGGTTGAGTATGTTCCCGAGTTGAAGCTCTGGTTTGGCATCTCTCGCAAGGACCGGACTTTGGTTGCTGCTGACCTCTCCGCCATGGGTTCCCAGACACTACTGGTGACTGTTGGGATGGAATTTGACCCACCCGAACAATGGCTGGCAGCACGACATCCTCAGCTTGTTAACTTGGGCTTTGGCAGGTTTTGCATCGTGAGATTCTTCTACACCCGGACTTCTTTAGCCTTTGGCGAGGTATATGAGGAATACTTCGTTGTCTTGACTGGGGTGGAGGTGGTGCGGCGTGACAATGATGTCAGTGGCAACGGCAGCAAAGGGAAAGTGGAACTCCAGATGATCAAGCACAAATCTTGGTACCACATGTGTTTTGGCAGCGATGGTACCATTGAATCAGCGTTCTGA
- the LOC112903425 gene encoding uncharacterized protein LOC112903425 isoform X2 yields the protein MVRPATAAELRLASTRAARPCQAQNSFHLFRPLYSRAQRPLLFLLASQQPAAQAPAAGGASARLNMLLDLLHFLQRAPGCWIDCEKGREIESAMDLVVQSVCCCLLFVLTMGGLSRRFLNLVMDNRIRGVRSLRCIDLTRHHLFNTTIPAQSPNGKGSGSGLQDAPTSRETAAVADNRGNKQVAGDTLKMEEIRLPSPSFSICSSATSKGWDIECIPLAGHKVFCTDRSGWTIIFDANMRQVDIMPILQRPKRRPISIFIPSDAAADNHDDVEGSLFVLESAPNDEVRYSGQLSSQFEAFVCRKPTMTASTNPCHHLLLPPPPFVRDPKYSRSWPPKISSYAVVNGGSGSSTQIRISAEGAGTYSLDTVLHTWSQLGECALPFRGKVEYVPELKLWFGISRKDRTLVAADLSAMGSQTLLVTVGMEFDPPEQWLAARHPQLVNLGFGRFCIVRFFYTRTSLAFGEVYEEYFVVLTGVEVVRRDNDVSGNGSKGKVELQMIKHKSWYHMCFGSDGTIESAF from the exons ATGGTCCGTCCAGCGACGGCAGCTGAGCTCAGGCTTGCCTCCACCCGTGCCGCGCGGCCATGCCAGGCCCAGAATTCCTTTCACTTGTTCCGGCCTTTGTACTCCAGAGCCCAACgccccctcctcttcctcttaGCGTCGCAGCAACCAGCAGCCCAAGcacctgcggccggcggcgcgagcGCACGGCTGAACATGCTTTTAGATCTGCTTCATTTTCTCCAACGCGCCCCAG GCTGCTGGATCGATTGCGAGAAAGGACGCGAGATAGAAAGTGCAATGGACTTGGTAGTCCAATCTGTTTGCTGCTGCCTGCTGTTTGTG TTGACGATGGGAGGTCTCTCGCGGCGGTTTCTGAATCTGGTCATGGACAACCGCATCCGTGGGGTTAGATCGCTGCGCTGCATCGACCTCACGCGCCATCACCTCTTCAACACAACCATACCTGCACAGTCACCGAACGGAAAGGGATCTGGATCAGGACTGCAAGACGCTCCCACCTCTCGGGAGACTGCGGCTGTTGCTGACAACCGGGGGAACAAACAGGTTGCGGGGGACACCTTAAAGATGGAGGAGATTCGACTTCCCAGCCCAAGCTTCAGCATCTGTAGCTCAGCCACGAGCAAAGGATGGGATATAGAATGCATCCCGCTTGCAGGTCACAAGGTGTTCTGCACTGACCGCTCTGGGTGGACCATAATCTTCGATGCTAACATGCGCCAAGTGGACATCATGCCCATTCTCCAGAGGCCCAAGCGGCGGCCGATCTCCATCTTCATCCCCAGCGATGCTGCTGCGGACAACCATGATGATGTGGAAGGCAGTCTCTTCGTCTTGGAAAGTGCTCCTAACGATGAGGTGAGATACAGCGGGCAGCTGAGCAGTCAGTTCGAGGCCTTTGTCTGCCGGAAGCCTACAATGACAGCGTCCACCAATCCTTGTCACCACCTGCTCCTTCCGCCACCGCCGTTCGTCCGTGACCCCAAGTACAGTCGCAGCTGGCCCCCCAAGATCAGCTCATATGCAGTGGTCAATGGTGGCAGTGGCAGCAGCACCCAGATACGCATATCCGCGGAGGGTGCTGGCACTTACAGCTTGGACACGGTGCTCCACACATGGAGCCAATTGGGAGAGTGCGCTCTACCCTTCCGTGGCAAGGTTGAGTATGTTCCCGAGTTGAAGCTCTGGTTTGGCATCTCTCGCAAGGACCGGACTTTGGTTGCTGCTGACCTCTCCGCCATGGGTTCCCAGACACTACTGGTGACTGTTGGGATGGAATTTGACCCACCCGAACAATGGCTGGCAGCACGACATCCTCAGCTTGTTAACTTGGGCTTTGGCAGGTTTTGCATCGTGAGATTCTTCTACACCCGGACTTCTTTAGCCTTTGGCGAGGTATATGAGGAATACTTCGTTGTCTTGACTGGGGTGGAGGTGGTGCGGCGTGACAATGATGTCAGTGGCAACGGCAGCAAAGGGAAAGTGGAACTCCAGATGATCAAGCACAAATCTTGGTACCACATGTGTTTTGGCAGCGATGGTACCATTGAATCAGCGTTCTGA
- the LOC112903425 gene encoding uncharacterized protein LOC112903425 isoform X3, whose protein sequence is MDLVVQSVCCCLLFVLTMGGLSRRFLNLVMDNRIRGVRSLRCIDLTRHHLFNTTIPAQSPNGKGSGSGLQDAPTSRETAAVADNRGNKQVAGDTLKMEEIRLPSPSFSICSSATSKGWDIECIPLAGHKVFCTDRSGWTIIFDANMRQVDIMPILQRPKRRPISIFIPSDAAADNHDDVEGSLFVLESAPNDEVRYSGQLSSQFEAFVCRKPTMTASTNPCHHLLLPPPPFVRDPKYSRSWPPKISSYAVVNGGSGSSTQIRISAEGAGTYSLDTVLHTWSQLGECALPFRGKVEYVPELKLWFGISRKDRTLVAADLSAMGSQTLLVTVGMEFDPPEQWLAARHPQLVNLGFGRFCIVRFFYTRTSLAFGEVYEEYFVVLTGVEVVRRDNDVSGNGSKGKVELQMIKHKSWYHMCFGSDGTIESAF, encoded by the exons ATGGACTTGGTAGTCCAATCTGTTTGCTGCTGCCTGCTGTTTGTG TTGACGATGGGAGGTCTCTCGCGGCGGTTTCTGAATCTGGTCATGGACAACCGCATCCGTGGGGTTAGATCGCTGCGCTGCATCGACCTCACGCGCCATCACCTCTTCAACACAACCATACCTGCACAGTCACCGAACGGAAAGGGATCTGGATCAGGACTGCAAGACGCTCCCACCTCTCGGGAGACTGCGGCTGTTGCTGACAACCGGGGGAACAAACAGGTTGCGGGGGACACCTTAAAGATGGAGGAGATTCGACTTCCCAGCCCAAGCTTCAGCATCTGTAGCTCAGCCACGAGCAAAGGATGGGATATAGAATGCATCCCGCTTGCAGGTCACAAGGTGTTCTGCACTGACCGCTCTGGGTGGACCATAATCTTCGATGCTAACATGCGCCAAGTGGACATCATGCCCATTCTCCAGAGGCCCAAGCGGCGGCCGATCTCCATCTTCATCCCCAGCGATGCTGCTGCGGACAACCATGATGATGTGGAAGGCAGTCTCTTCGTCTTGGAAAGTGCTCCTAACGATGAGGTGAGATACAGCGGGCAGCTGAGCAGTCAGTTCGAGGCCTTTGTCTGCCGGAAGCCTACAATGACAGCGTCCACCAATCCTTGTCACCACCTGCTCCTTCCGCCACCGCCGTTCGTCCGTGACCCCAAGTACAGTCGCAGCTGGCCCCCCAAGATCAGCTCATATGCAGTGGTCAATGGTGGCAGTGGCAGCAGCACCCAGATACGCATATCCGCGGAGGGTGCTGGCACTTACAGCTTGGACACGGTGCTCCACACATGGAGCCAATTGGGAGAGTGCGCTCTACCCTTCCGTGGCAAGGTTGAGTATGTTCCCGAGTTGAAGCTCTGGTTTGGCATCTCTCGCAAGGACCGGACTTTGGTTGCTGCTGACCTCTCCGCCATGGGTTCCCAGACACTACTGGTGACTGTTGGGATGGAATTTGACCCACCCGAACAATGGCTGGCAGCACGACATCCTCAGCTTGTTAACTTGGGCTTTGGCAGGTTTTGCATCGTGAGATTCTTCTACACCCGGACTTCTTTAGCCTTTGGCGAGGTATATGAGGAATACTTCGTTGTCTTGACTGGGGTGGAGGTGGTGCGGCGTGACAATGATGTCAGTGGCAACGGCAGCAAAGGGAAAGTGGAACTCCAGATGATCAAGCACAAATCTTGGTACCACATGTGTTTTGGCAGCGATGGTACCATTGAATCAGCGTTCTGA